One segment of Nostoc piscinale CENA21 DNA contains the following:
- a CDS encoding HAS-barrel domain-containing protein yields MRLPLPQFATSDRHPSHIAEVIETNTTEFLAQCLEPEDLSFPAMPPFGSWVCAVDEESGNQVYAVVSYATTMPIDSVHRAVAMGLSLQELREEQPQIFAMLKTEFRAAIVGFSPPTQNSSAIPRIYQYLPPRPPQIHQAVYRCEAEAIIKFTEELDFLRTLLSVNGAPVESLTAAAIRDVYQLRKADREWLVKAGRMLSVLLKDDYDRLRFILSQIHP; encoded by the coding sequence ATGCGTCTTCCTCTACCACAATTTGCGACAAGCGATCGCCACCCCAGCCACATTGCGGAGGTGATTGAGACTAATACTACTGAATTTCTGGCACAATGCTTGGAACCAGAGGATTTGAGCTTTCCGGCTATGCCACCTTTTGGTAGTTGGGTTTGTGCTGTGGATGAAGAGTCTGGAAATCAAGTGTATGCTGTGGTGTCTTATGCTACAACGATGCCGATAGATTCTGTACATCGGGCTGTGGCGATGGGTTTGTCATTGCAGGAATTACGAGAAGAACAACCACAGATATTTGCCATGCTCAAAACGGAATTTCGGGCGGCGATTGTTGGTTTTTCACCACCTACCCAAAATTCCTCAGCAATTCCCCGGATATATCAGTATTTACCGCCCCGCCCACCGCAAATTCACCAAGCGGTTTATCGCTGCGAAGCGGAAGCAATTATTAAATTTACAGAAGAATTAGATTTTTTACGGACATTATTGTCTGTAAATGGTGCGCCAGTAGAGTCTTTAACGGCAGCAGCTATTCGAGATGTTTATCAGTTACGCAAAGCTGACAGAGAATGGCTGGTGAAAGCGGGACGAATGCTGAGTGTGCTGCTGAAAGATGATTATGACCGCTTACGGTTTATTTTGAGTCAAATCCATCCATAG
- a CDS encoding NAD(P)H dehydrogenase subunit NdhS: MILPGATVRVKNPADTYYRYEGLVQRVSDGKVAVLFEGGNWDKLITFRLSELEPVDTTAGRKAGKK; this comes from the coding sequence ATGATTCTGCCTGGAGCAACTGTTCGTGTTAAAAATCCCGCAGATACCTACTATCGCTATGAAGGACTCGTACAACGGGTAAGTGATGGCAAGGTAGCTGTATTGTTTGAAGGTGGCAATTGGGATAAGCTAATTACCTTTCGCCTGTCAGAGTTGGAACCTGTAGACACCACAGCAGGACGGAAAGCAGGTAAAAAGTAA
- the rodA gene encoding rod shape-determining protein RodA — MLLKRSLPKVRWKSWVKPWQQVDWLLFCLPVAVSMFGGLMILSTELKQPVTDWWWHWLVAGIGTFIALFLARIRYENLLQWHWITYGLTNLSLIAVMLAGTSAKGAQRWISVAGFNVQPSEFAKIGIIITLAALLHKRTASSLDNVFRALAITAVPWGLVFLQPDLATSLVFGAIVLGMLYWANANPGWLILLISPVVSAILFSIYWPLSEPIILFKELALGPLGIVWSFAMAIVGWQTLPWRRFGLSAIGAWILNICGGELGVFAWNHVLKEYQKDRLTVFINPDHDPLGAGYHLIQSRIAIGAGEIWGWGLFKGPMTQLNFVPEQHTDFIFSAVGEEFGFVGCLVVLFVFCLICFRLLHVAQTAKDNFGSLLAIGVLSMIVFQLIVNVGMTVGLAPVAGIPLPWMSYGRSAMLTNFIALGIVESVANFRQKQKYYL; from the coding sequence ATGTTGTTAAAACGTTCACTTCCCAAAGTTCGCTGGAAATCTTGGGTTAAACCTTGGCAACAAGTAGATTGGTTATTATTTTGTTTGCCTGTGGCCGTCAGTATGTTTGGCGGTCTGATGATTCTTAGTACAGAACTCAAACAACCGGTGACAGATTGGTGGTGGCACTGGTTAGTAGCAGGAATTGGCACTTTTATCGCGTTATTTTTAGCTCGTATCCGCTACGAAAATCTACTCCAGTGGCATTGGATTACTTATGGTCTAACTAACCTGAGTTTGATTGCGGTGATGCTGGCTGGTACGAGTGCTAAAGGCGCACAACGCTGGATTAGCGTTGCAGGTTTTAATGTTCAACCGTCGGAATTTGCCAAAATTGGCATTATTATTACCCTCGCCGCCTTATTACACAAGCGGACAGCTTCTTCCCTGGATAACGTCTTTCGCGCCTTGGCGATTACTGCCGTTCCTTGGGGACTAGTATTTTTACAACCAGATTTGGCGACATCTTTGGTATTTGGAGCGATCGTTTTAGGAATGTTGTACTGGGCTAATGCCAATCCAGGCTGGCTCATCTTGTTGATTTCTCCGGTAGTTTCCGCCATTTTGTTTAGTATTTACTGGCCTTTATCAGAGCCAATCATCTTATTTAAAGAATTAGCGTTAGGGCCTTTAGGGATAGTTTGGTCATTTGCAATGGCAATTGTAGGCTGGCAAACACTTCCTTGGCGAAGATTTGGACTGAGTGCGATTGGCGCTTGGATTCTGAATATTTGTGGTGGTGAACTCGGTGTTTTTGCCTGGAACCATGTTTTAAAAGAGTATCAAAAAGACCGCCTCACCGTATTTATTAACCCCGATCATGATCCTCTGGGCGCAGGCTATCACCTGATTCAATCGCGGATTGCCATTGGTGCAGGCGAAATTTGGGGATGGGGTTTGTTTAAAGGGCCGATGACTCAACTCAATTTCGTTCCTGAACAGCATACAGACTTTATTTTCTCTGCTGTAGGTGAAGAATTTGGGTTTGTGGGTTGTTTAGTGGTTTTGTTTGTGTTTTGCTTGATTTGCTTTCGTCTGTTACACGTAGCCCAAACTGCCAAAGATAATTTTGGTTCCTTATTGGCGATTGGTGTTTTGTCGATGATTGTATTTCAGTTGATTGTGAATGTGGGAATGACCGTTGGTTTAGCACCTGTGGCTGGAATTCCCTTACCGTGGATGAGTTATGGCCGTTCTGCAATGCTGACTAATTTCATCGCTTTAGGAATAGTAGAATCGGTGGCAAACTTCCGACAAAAGCAGAAGTATTATTTATGA